One genomic segment of Calonectris borealis chromosome 18, bCalBor7.hap1.2, whole genome shotgun sequence includes these proteins:
- the HRK gene encoding activator of apoptosis harakiri, with the protein MCPCALHGGPPAPCPCSPGRAARPSAAARLVAARLRRLGDELEQRAARRKARGRGPSAGRRLAAVVCLLCALTPAAALAWLIRRRSL; encoded by the coding sequence ATGTGCCCCTGCGCGCTGCAcggcggcccccccgcgccctgcccctgcagccccggccgcgccgcccggccctcGGCCGCCGCCCGCCTGGTCGCCGCCCGCCTGCGCCGCCTGGGCGATGAGCTGGAgcagcgggcggcgcggcgcaaggcgcggggccgcggcccctcGGCCGGCCGCCGCCTGGCCGCCGTGGTGTGCCTGCTGTGCGCCCTCACGCCCGCGGCCGCGCTGGCCTGGCTGATCCGCAGGAGGAGCCTCTAG